ATATACGCAGGACCACTTCCCGACAACCCGGTAACGGCATCCATCAGGTATTCCGGCACTTTCTCCACCAGTCCTACTGCTTTAAAAATCTCTGAGGCTACGTCCCAATGTTCCTTTTGGGCATAGGTTCCAGCGGCAATAGCGGTGGCAGCCGCATCCACCAACGCAGGCGTATTGGGCATTGCCCGCACGACGGGTAAGGTCTGGGCCAATATTTCGCAGATAGAATTGGTGGTAATCCCTGCAAGAATCGAAACAATTTGTGTTTGTGGCGTCATAACCTGACGAATGTCTTCCAGTACTTCAGCAATACTTTGTGGTTTCACCGAAAGTACCACAATATCGGCCACGCTTGCGGCCTCGGCATTGGCCGTAGTGGTATGAAGACCGGGGAACATACGCGCTAATTCTTCAAGGGCATAGGGGTTCCTTCGGGTAGCCCAGATTTGATCTGGCCGGACGTTCCCGCCTCTGATGAGGCCACCGATCAGGGCACGGGCAATGTTCCCTGCACCCAAAAAAGCAATGGTTTTATTGGTTAGCAAAGTAAAAAAGGTTTAATTTCTGAAAGGACTGGAGATTGCCATCCGAATTAAGATAAATAAAACGAATTCAGGTTGGTAAAATTACTACTTTTCAAAAAGTGAATCCGCATTCCGTTCCATGAAGTACGATAAAAATAAACGAATTATTTGCTAATCATCCTCAATCTATGTCATCTATTCTTTTTGTTAATGGCCCCATTCTGACCATGGATCCGAAGATGCCCGAAGCAGAAGCGGTTTGGGTAGAGAATGACCGCATACGAGCGGTTGGTACGTTTAAAGAGTTGACCTACCTTGCACCTGATGCCGAACACTACTCCTTGAATGGTCAATGCCTTCTTCCCGGATTTGTGGAGGCGCACATCCATGTCTGGAAAGTGGGAAATCTCCAAACCCATACACTCGATTTGCGTGGCACCACCAGTATCCTCGATCTACAAGAGCAACTCCGGGCATTTGCAGCGGAGCGTCCAGAGGCGGCCTGGATTCAGGCCCGTGGGTTTAATGAAGCAGCCATGTTAGAGCGTAGAATGCCTACGCGCGAAGATTTGGATGCCGTTGTACCAGATCGCCCCGTTTTGGTTCAACGAACGTGTGCCCATATCTTGGTTTTGAACAGTTTAGCGCTTGCATATGCCGACATCACCGCAGAGACGTCTCCACCCATTGGTGGTGAAATTCATTTGGGGCCAGATGGCTACCCCAATGGGATCCTTACAGAAACGGCGCAAGGTTTGGGGTTTGGTGCGGCTCCAGCCTTTACCGAAGCCGACTACGTTACCATGATCTCGGCGGCAACCGAAACACTCCTCGCACATGGCTTCACTACCGCCACAGATCCTGGGGTAATGCCGGATCTCTTGACGGTTTACCGAAAGATGGAGGCAGAAAAACGCCTTAGAATGCGTTTTAATGTGATGCCTATTCGGTTGCCAGATGGTGGGAAGACCGCATTGCCCCTGCCCGAACGCTCTTCCTCCGATTTTTTGACCATCAATACAGTCAAGTTCTTTGCCGATGGCGGCCTTAGTGGAAAGACCTCGGCGGTAAGCCGTCCGTATCGTGGGACTGCAAACGAGTTCGGCGTTTTGCGTTTACCACCAGACTTTTTTTATGAATTGGCGCATGAACCCCACGAGAAAGGGTGGAAAATTGCCACACATGCCATTGGCGATGTTGCGATAGAAGGTATTTTGTCCACCTACGAGCGCTTATATCGGGAGACGCCCTCGCCTGCCCGACACCGTATAGAACATTTGGGGTTGCCGAATTCGGATCATCTGAAACGGGTGTCGGCTGCTGGCATTGCGGTAGCACCACAGCCGATGTTTTTGCGGGAATTGGGTGGAAACTTCCGACAATATTTAGATGATGCCTTTTTGGCACAGTGCTACCCCATACGATCTATGCTGGAGGCTGGCATAACGGTGGCATTTTCTTCGGATGCACCTGTCGTAAAGCGAATTCATCCATTGGAAAACCTACATGCGGCCTACTTCCGGCGCGACCTCACGGGTGGCGTCATCACACCCGAAGAATCGGTCTCGGTGATGGAAGGTTTGTACGCATGCACGATGGGTGGAGCGATTGCCAACAGTATGGAAGACCAGATCGGATCGCTTACGCCGGGCAAATTCGCAGATTTTGTAATTTTAGAGACCTCGCCGCTTGCAGTTGATCCGGAACGACTTCCGGAAGTTAAGATTAAAGAGACGTGGGTGGGCGGAAAACGGGTATTTGCCGCCTAAACCACAAATCGTTTTATGGTTGGCACACCCATTGCGAACTCTAATAAAAATTACTATCCTTGACTTACGCAACAATCCTCCGCCACCTAATCCCACAATCCCAATGGCAGTGATACAATTAGACGAACTGGACTTTGCCATCCTTCGCGCCCTTCAAAAAGATGGACGAATGTCTTTCACTGATTTGGCAAAAGAGCTTAATGCCTCGGTAGGGACTATTCGTAACCGCTATCATCGTCTAGCAGAGGAAAAAACCCTCACGGTATTTGGACGTGTAAACCCAGAACATATCGGCTTAAATGTGTATGCACATGTGCAAATTGCCGTTCGTCCCGCCTCGCGAATAGACGAAGTGGCTGCCGAAATTGCTGCCATTACCGAAGTCTCGTTCCTTGCCATGATATCGGGAGATTATGAGTTGGAGGTTAATGTGATGTGCCGCAACAACCAGCACCTCATCGAAATCATGAACCGCGTCCACAAAATTGACGGGATTTTCAGTACAAAAACCACTATGTATTTGCGGGTTTATAAAATAGCCCAGCCAGACCTACATTTAGTACGCCCATTGGAGACCAGAAATTGGTCTGAGAACTAATCCATTGGTGCGTTTATCCACTTATCCTGTAACACATGAAACTCGAGCATATTGGGATAGCGGTGCAAGACGTAAAAACCGTTGAAGCCCTCTATAACACGATTTTGGGGATTGTCCGCTACAAAACCGAAACCGTAGAACGCGAAGGGGTCCGTACCCATTTTCTGGCTGCCGGAAACGTTAAACTTGAATTATTGGAAGCCCTACACGAGTCTTCTCCTGTTGCCAAGTACCTTGCTTCGAAAGGGCAGGGCTTACATCATTTGGCATTTGAGGTGGACGATGCCGACGAAGCCATGCGTCGGTTGGTGGATGCTGGCTTCAAGCCGCTTGCCGAAGCGCCCAAAGCAGGAGCAGACGGAAAGCGCATTTTTTTTCTACATCCCAAACAAACACAGGGCGTTTTGGTGGAATTGTGCCAATCCACACCCGTATTCTTTGATTATACGGATTACGAAACAACTGGCGGAACCGTCCGAATGTGTGAACGCGGTGCTGTTTCCAATCCTGTACTATTGCTTCTCCCCAACTTAGATACGCCGTCCACGGATTGGGCGGGGCTTGTATTAACGCTGGAGCAACAATTTCGGGTGTTGGTCTTCGACCCGCAAGCGCTAACGGTTGGAAAGATAGAAAACACCCTCCGACAACTCCAGTTGGCAGATGCTTATGTGGTTGCAGACTCCGAAACCAGTGTTTTGGCGCTGGAGGTGGCCCGAAACCAGCCCAAAGCCATCCAGAAAATGGTGCTCTACAATTTTCCACTATCCAAAGTCGGTACGGCATTTTTAGGCCAGATCCAGCATCCGATTTTGTTGGCCTGCGACGATACGCACCCAGAAGCCCCCCACCTTTTTTCGATAAAAAACCTTGTTCCATCGGTCGAAATCGCTGTATTGCCTGCTTCAAAGACCTGTTCGTCGAATTCAACCACATCCCATTCAACCCTCTCGGTATTATCCGATTCAGGTTTCATAAAGTGGTGGTGCAATTCGTGAAACCTGTGGGTTTGGCCTCCCAGCCAGCCCACTTTATGGGGGATGTCCGACCGTTGTGTGGACATCCCTTTTTTTATGGGCATGGGTGGAAAACTGAATCGCTTCGTCCAATGCAGACGTATCTTTCCCTCAACAATAACCTATTAGAAACCCCATGTCGCGATTTATCCTCGCCTTAGACCAAGGAACCACCAGTAGCCGTGCCATTCTTTTTGACCGCAGCGGCCAAATTCACGGCGTAGCCCAACGCGAATTTAAACAGTTTTTCCCGCAGCCGGGCTGGGTGGAACACAATCCGATGGATATTTGGGAATCGCAAAAACGGGTGATGGAGGCCGTTACCTCCGGTATTGCCCCCGAAGAAATTGCGGCCATAGGCATTACCAACCAACGGGAAACCACTTTGCTATGGGACCGCAAAACCGGAAAACCCCTCGGTCCTGCCATTGTTTGGCAAGACCGTCGTACAGCATTCATCTGCGATGAATTACGGGACTACGGCCTCTTGTCGCTCTTTCGAGAAAAAACGGGCTTGTTGCTGGATCCCTATTTCTCCGGAACCAAGCTCCGCTGGATGTTGGATACGTGGCCAGACATAAGACCACGCGCCGAGGCGGGCGAATTAGCCTTCGGAACAGTGGATACATGGTTGCTTTGGAACCTTACAGATGGGAAAGTTCATGCGACCGATGCCACCAATGCGAGCCGAACGTTGCTCTATAATTTACATACGGGTCAATGGGACGATGAATTACTGGATCTATTGAAAATTCCGCACGCCCTCTTGCCTGAAATTCGCACCAATGGCGAGGTTTTTGGGCATACGGGTCTTTTGGGTGGCTTCACACCCATTGCGGGAATTGCCGGAGACCAGCAAGCCGCCCTCTTCGGACAAGCCTGCCACCGAAAAGGCATGGCTAAAAATACCTATGGAACGGGCTGTTTTATGTTAATGAATACAGGAGAAACCCCTGTTGTTTCCGAAAACAACCTAATTACAACAGTAGCTTGGGAAATGAATGGCTGCCGGACTTATGCCCTCGAAGGGAGCGTATTTATTGCCGGAGCCGTTGTACAATGGCTTCGTGACGGACTCGGTATCATCCAAACTTCGGGCGAGGTGGAACAATTGGCCGCCGAAGTGTCCGATACCGAGGGCGTGTACCTGGTTCCGGCCTTTGCGGGCTTGGGTGCGCCCTATTGGGACCCCTATGCACGCGGAACCATTACCGGACTTACACGCGGAACCAAAGCCGCTCATTTGGCACGGGCGGCACTCGAAAGCATGGCACACCAAACCTGCGACCTACTGGAGGCCATGCAAGCCGATGCCGGATTTGCACTCGAAGAATTGCGTGTGGATGGCGGTGCGACCGCCAATAACTTGCTTTTGCAGATTCAGGCAGACTTACTCCAAAAGCCCGTCATTCGTCCCATTGTCACCGAGACCACGGCCCTCGGAGCTGCTTTCTTGGCGGGTCTTACGGTTCGATTCTGGCGCAATACCGACGAAATTGCCGAACTATGGGCCACCGATAGACGGTTTATTCCCATTGCGTCGCCACAAAAAGTGGCTGAGAGCCGTGTAGGTTGGGCCAAGGCCATCGGACGGTCGCAAAACTGGACAAATTAAAATATTCACACATAAATATTAAGGCCCTATTAATCCATTGTTATCCATATGAAACGCTTTGTTTTTCTACTTTGGTTATGCCTTCCCTTTGCGACCTTTGGACAAAATACCTTACAACAAGGTCAGGTCATTAGCCGCTCCGTTTCTTTTTCCGGTGGGGTTTATGATTTTTCCGGGGCAAAAAACCTCGACTCGCCCGTACTCACCATTACCGGAGAGAACCTCACCATAGACTTTGGCGGGGCCATACTGAGGGGAAGCCCCAACGTAAACCGTCCGGATTCATTTGGAGGATTGGGGATTCTGATTAAGAATGGCAAAAATATCCACCTAAAAAACCTCGCCATCCGTGGCTATAAAGTGGCCCTCATGGCAGAGAATGTGGAAGGGCTGGTACTGGAAGACCTGAGCCTGAGCTATAATTATCGGCCCAAACTCAAAAGCCAGCGTACCCGCGAAAACATAGATGATTGGTTGTCTTTTCACCAAAACGAAAAGGATGAATGGCTGAACTATGGCATGGCGCTTTACCTAAAAGACTGCCAAAAACCCACCATCCGACGGGTGGAGGCCCAAAATGGCTTTAATGGCCTGATGCTGATGCGGGTGAACGATGGTTTAATCTATAACAATAACTTTTCCTTCAATTCTGGTTTGGGGATTGGGATGTATCGTAGCAGTCGGAACCGCATCCTACACAACCGCTTAGACTGGAATGTGCGGGGATATAGTCACGGGTTTTATCAACGTGGCCAAGACTCGGCAGGGATTCTCATTTATGAACAATCCAACGAAAATATTTTTGCCTACAACTCGGCCACACACTCCGGCGATGGGTTTTTCCTCTGGGCCGGACAAAGCACCATGGATACCGGACAAGGCGGATGTAACGACAACTTGCTATATCGGAACGACTTTTCTCATGCGCCCACCAATGGCATAGAAGTGACCTTTAGCCGGAGCATCATCCTCCAAAATCGCATCCACGAGTGCGATCACGGCATTTGGGGAGGATACAGTTTTGAAAGCCTCGTCCAAGGAAATGATTTTGCGGATAACCGCATTGCCATTGCGATTGAACACGGGCAATTCAATAATATTCTAAACAATTCCTTTCAAAGAGATCAAACCGCAATCCGGCTATGGCAAAGAGAAAAAGAGCCAGAAGATTGGATTTATGCCCAAAAACGCGACACTAGAAACCGCCACTACCACATGACAAGCAATCGTTTTACTGGACACAAAACCGTATTGGAGGTGGAGCGTGGACAACATTTGCGGTTCTACAACAATAAGGTAACGGCATCCGAGCGCTTCGTTTCTGTGAAAAACGCAACTTCTGCAGACATTCTGGTTTATGGGAATGGCTTAAGCGAGGTGGCCCAATGGGGTACAGGTTTAGAAGACTGGCAATCCGAAAATAAAATCAGTATCGCGGATTTTTCCGCTGATTTGGGTCTAAAAGGACTGCGCTTGCCCAATCCCCTATCCGACGGTATGGATGCCATGCTCCCTGCCAATCATCCAAGAGGCAGAAAATTTATCCTGATGACGGCCTATGGCCCGTATAATTTTGGGTATCCACATATCCGCTTAGACTCGCTTTCAGGGGATGTGTATCGGTTCTCTGTCTTGGGGAAAGCGGGACAATGGCGGGTACAATCCATCAGAGGACTCAAGAATTTATCGGCACAAACAGGTCGTTTTCCGGCTGAAATCACGGCTGAGCGGGCATCTGGTAACGAAGTAGCCATCACACTGGCTTATACTGGGCCAGCGTTCGAGACGGCTTTTGGAGAAGTTGTTTCAGCCAACCAAATCCATTTGTTTGAAACGCGCTGGATCGAGCCGGCGTGGCGTTGGGACGTACATTTCTTTGCCTACGATGAGGCTTCCCATCCGCTTAAACATCCCGAAGCTTTCCGGCAAATTTTGGATAGAAAACCCATTCGGAGCATCCAAACCCGCGACTTAGGCTACAATTGGTGGCGTTCTCCCGAAAATGATGCGGCCATTCCACCCGATCGCTTTGCAACCCGTGCAGAAACCACTTTCGATGCAAAAGGGTCGTTTAATTTGCAAATTACCTCGGATGATGGTGTGCGGGTTTGGCTGGACGATAAGCTAATTCTGGAACGCTGGGACATCCATGTGCCTACCACCGATGTTGTGCCAGTCATTTTGAAGGGTAAACACAAGCTACGTGTGGAGCATTTTGAAGGCGGTGGGTTTGCTTGCCTCGATGTTCAGTTGGTGGAGCGGTGATAGAGAAAAGGCAGTCGGAACAAATGCGTCATCTTTGGTTTTCTTTTTTGCCTTGAATGTTGTCCTGCCGCGCCCTATTAGGAGTGACATAAAAATATGATTGAATGTACTTACCTGCATGTTTTGAAGAAAACCATATAGAAGACCTTCATCGGGTCATAACCGAGTTTCCACTTTGGGCACTGGTACTCCATGGGCCAAATGGCTTAGACGTCAATCATCTCCCATTTGAGTCGAGGTTCCATACGGGTGAACAATGGGCACTTACTGGCGCATATTGCCCGTGCAAATCCTATTATTCAGGGGACAAAAGGTGACATGCAAGAAGAGGCTCGGATGAAGTACTTGTTGGGCATGGGCGACAAAGGATTGTTAGGTGCCGTTGTCTAAAGATGCAAAAGGGATAAGGAGTTTGAGGCCGTTTAACAAAGGTTTCTTTTTACACCGTGCCTTGGCGCTCAGGTTATGAAACGCCCTGATCCGGTGTCTAACCGAAAATTTGACCAGACATCCAATCCCCAATCCCATGCTTTCCCACGTTTGGAGCAGTGCCGTACAGGGCATCTCTGCCTTTCCCATTGAGATTGAGACCAATATTGCCAACGGACTTCCTCGATACACGGTTGTCGGGCTACCAGACGGAGCCGTCCGTGAAAGCCGCGACCGCATCTGGGCTGCTTTAAAAAATGCAGGACTCGAAACACCGCATGGCGCTATTACCATCAATTTAGCACCAGCAGACGTCCGAAAAGAAGGTGCGGCCTATGATCTCCCCATTGCTTTGGGTCTGCTTGCAGCACACGATGCCCAAATTCCACAAGCGCAATTAGACACCTGTTGCATTTTGGGCGAATTGGCACTGGATGGTGCGCTCCGGCCTGTAAAAGGCGTTCTGCCTATTGCCCTTCAAGCCCGTAAGGAAGGCCGGACGAATCTGCTATTACCGGCTGAAAATGCCGCAGAAGCGTCTGTGGTAGAGGGGATCAGGGTTTTTCCGGTTCAACACATCCGTCAGGCATTTCAACACCTCACTGGACGGGAGGAAATTCCGGTTTTTGAACGAGATTTGGGCGCACTTTTCGAGGAAGCCCAAGTCTATGCGGTAGATATGTCCGACGTTCGAGGACAGGAAAATGTAAAACGTGCCCTCGAAGTAGCGGCTGCCGGAGGACATAATGCGCTGATGGTTGGCCCTCCGGGGGCAGGAAAAACCATGCTTGCCCAACGCATCCCAACCATTTTACCGCCCCTGACCTCCGATGAAGCGCTGGAAACCACCAAAATTCACTCTGTAGGCGGGAAACTCCGCGCCAAGCACGGATTAATTGCCACCCGACCCTTCCGCGCACCCCATCATACCATCTCCGATGCTGGGCTTTGTGGCGGGGGCTCCAATCCTTTGCCCGGTGAGATTTCGCTGGCCCACAATGGTCTTCTGTTTTTGGACGAACTTCCAGAATTTAACCGACAAGCGCTAGAGGTCTTGCGGCAACCACTGGAAGACGGACACATTACAATCAGCCGGGCACGCTATACCGTAGATTATCCCGCACGGTTTATGCTCATTGCCAGTATGAATCCTTGTCCGTGTGGCCACCTGAACAACCCTAAACGGGAGTGTACTTGCTCGCCGCATCAAGTACAACGTTATCTCGCCAAGATTTCTGGCCCCCTGATGGACCGTATAGACCTGCATATTGAAGTGTCTCCGGTTCCGTTCGACGAGTTGCATAGCCGCACCGTCTCCGAAAGTAGCGCCGCCATTCGGGAAAGGGTGGAAGCTGCGCGTGCAATCCAACAAGAACGATTTCGGGGAGAGATGGGGGTTTATTGCAATGCCCAAATGGGCGCTCGCCTTGTCCGCAAACACGCCGAGTTAGACACCACAGGAACGCAACTTATTAAAATGGCCATTCAGCGACTGGGACTTTCCGCACGAGGCTATGATCGGGTGCTGAAAGTGGCCCGTACCCTCGCCGATCTCTCTGCAAGCCCGCGTATTCAGGCAGAACACGTGGCTGAGGCCATCCAATACCGATCCTTAGACCGTAGTCGTTGGCAAGGTTAATGTTATGAGATGCTTATTCTGCCAAGACATGAGCGTGCGAGCCAAGAGCGAGAAACACTTCCTCCAACGCATGTCTGAACAAGGGGGCACAAGCAATCTCTTAGGCTTTCTGGATACCTTTCAGCACCAAAAACCAACCCATGAAGTGGTCAAAACTGGCTCTCGGCAACGGCTACCCCGAAATGTAAAAACAATACTTTAAACCATTGTTTTGCAGACCTAAGCCGCTCGCGGGCATCGGCACCATTCATATTCATCGGTCGGGATTGGGCCAAGCGTTCGTAGAGATGCCTGCTTACATGTTGTGCAAAAATGGGATTATTATGGACAATAATCGCCATTTCGGCATTTAAACGACGGATTGAACGCGGGTCGAAATTCATCGTCCCAATCCAGGTATCGCGGTTATCTACCAAAATGGTTTTGGCATGGGTGGTCCAAACGGCATGTTGCGAAAATGTGGAGTCCGGCAATTGGTTCGTCGGGATATTACCATAATAGAGCCATACACCCATTCCATCACGACCCAACTCTTTGGCCCGCCACTGGGTAAAGGTGTTGGGGGCAAACTCGTTGGTAGAAGCCCGGCTATTGGTCAATAACCGGACTTTCACCCCGCGCCTCATCCATTCTCGGATCATGCGTTTTTCTGCTTTTTGCGGAATGAAGTACCCATTTTCCAGCCAAACACTATCGCGTGCGGTACGCATAAAAGGATATGCCGCCAAGCCCGTGACATTGGCATTCGGATGATGAAAGTCTGGATGGTCAGAAATAAAGGAAAGTGTATCTACAACAAAAACAGGTTCTTGTGCATTTTGTGCGATAGCAATTTCGAGAACACGGCTACGCAAATACCGATCGCGCTCATTGGGTGTAATGAAGTGATGTGCATACTTTTTCTTCTCGGCATACACTGCCTGCAACGCCAGAAAACGGCTCTTGTCGGTCATTCCAGCATCCGTAGGGGGCCAGAAAAGCCCGGTTTCGTCGGTTGAGTCCGGAATCAATGGTTCGCGACTCAGCGTATGTGGATTAGGAGGAAGTGGCCATCTGGGTATTTTGACCCGATTACTCTGCCAATACATCTCGAAAACTTCGGCCAGCGCACGTAAGCCGGGGCCTCTGATCCATAGTTCGCGGTCGTCAAAATTAAACGCATCGCTCATATCAAAATAGTGGTTCCCGATATTGCGCCCGCCCGTAATCGCTTCTTGCTCGGTCATAAACAATTTACGATGATTCCGATGGGTGATGTTCCGGAGGTTCCAGCCTGGATTATAATGCCGGACTTCTATCCCATTTTTGATCAGCTCAGAGACGTGGTAATCATCCAGCATAACCCATACTGGCGGCGGGGAATCTAACAACAAACGGATGCGCACATGGGGGTCTTTTCGCTTTTTCGCAATTAAGGCTTGTGCCACCATTCGCCCAGCCTCATCGGTATAATAAATAATGTATTCCAGCAAAATAAAACACTGCGCTCGTTCGATCATGTCTAAGCGTAGTTGCATGGCCAATGCCCCTTCATCCACCAACCGGATGTGGTGCGGCCCCGCCACAATCTGGTATAAAGCCGAGTCGTCTCTGCGAACAAGGGATTCGGCAGGGCAATTGGGGGAACCCTGGCCCATGCCGGGCATGGTACAAATCAGCCCCAAAATCAGTCCTACAAGGGTTTTCTGCATGTGCATCGGTGATAGGTGGTTAAACTTCATAAGATACTCTAATAAAGAACGATATTGTATGCCGTTCTTGTATCAAAACATCCGATTGGTTTCGTAGGGCGTTTGATACAGCGCCTAATGATTGGCTTGAAGTGCGGAATTTTTTGCCAGACACTCCGAAAAAATTTGTATCTGTTTTTGCAATAAGCTATATTACACACTTCTTTAACATATGTAAATGATATGACTCAGGAATGGATTCCCAATCTTCTGACCCTTGCTACGGGTGTTTCTATTGGCCTGCACATGGCCGACTGGGACCACAAGTTGCCTTTATTGGACCATCGTTCTTTCTGGA
This region of Bacteroidetes Order II. bacterium genomic DNA includes:
- a CDS encoding phosphatidylserine/phosphatidylglycerophosphate/cardiolipin synthase family protein, which translates into the protein MQKTLVGLILGLICTMPGMGQGSPNCPAESLVRRDDSALYQIVAGPHHIRLVDEGALAMQLRLDMIERAQCFILLEYIIYYTDEAGRMVAQALIAKKRKDPHVRIRLLLDSPPPVWVMLDDYHVSELIKNGIEVRHYNPGWNLRNITHRNHRKLFMTEQEAITGGRNIGNHYFDMSDAFNFDDRELWIRGPGLRALAEVFEMYWQSNRVKIPRWPLPPNPHTLSREPLIPDSTDETGLFWPPTDAGMTDKSRFLALQAVYAEKKKYAHHFITPNERDRYLRSRVLEIAIAQNAQEPVFVVDTLSFISDHPDFHHPNANVTGLAAYPFMRTARDSVWLENGYFIPQKAEKRMIREWMRRGVKVRLLTNSRASTNEFAPNTFTQWRAKELGRDGMGVWLYYGNIPTNQLPDSTFSQHAVWTTHAKTILVDNRDTWIGTMNFDPRSIRRLNAEMAIIVHNNPIFAQHVSRHLYERLAQSRPMNMNGADARERLRSAKQWFKVLFLHFGVAVAESQF